A DNA window from Ictalurus furcatus strain D&B chromosome 22, Billie_1.0, whole genome shotgun sequence contains the following coding sequences:
- the hint2 gene encoding histidine triad nucleotide-binding protein 2, mitochondrial, with protein MNIAMILRTVIQRRGFFLPFVYNLQRRAITVQNLCLSSHNDEVHLAEEASKKYGSPAPTIFSKIIDKTIPADIIYEDNKCLAFRDISPQAPVHFLVIPRTPIPRISEAHDDDAPLLGHLLVVAKNLAKKEGLSEGYRLVINEGKHGAQSVYHLHLHVLGGRQMQWPPG; from the exons ATGAACATTGCCATGATCTTGCGCACTGTTATACAGAGACGAGGCTTCTTCTTGCCTTTTGTGTATAATTTACAACGGCGAGCTATAACAGTCcag AACCTCTGCCTGTCTTCACACAATGATGAAGTTCACCTGGCGGAGGAAGCCAGCAAGAAATATGGAAGTCCTGCTCCGACTATATTTTCCAAAATTATTGACAAAACAATTCCTGCAGACATAATTTACGAAGATAACAAG TGTTTAGCATTTCGGGACATCAGTCCCCAGGCTCCCGTGCATTTCCTGGTTATTCCCAGAACTCCTATCCCAAGGATAAGTGAAGCTCATGATGACGATGCGCCG ctcCTTGGACATCTCTTGGTAGTAGCAAAAAACCTGGCGAAGAAAGAAGGATTAAGTGAGGGATACAGATTGG TCATCAATGAGGGGAAACATGGGGCTCAGTCTGTGTATCACCTGCACCTTCATGTCCTTGGAGGGCGACAGATGCAGTGGCCTCCAGGATAG
- the mrps30 gene encoding 39S ribosomal protein S30, mitochondrial gives MHQILDLPTTIKSGRRSATRLHGIQKTNMAACSRLPLQLFLSTQTSRVICTRNVQVKSETEANLLYPALLPSRTAKSKSAKRRVLLEFFEQLRTVEPQEKIRALTRIQRMKYVVYPQTPAVGADKWYQHFTKTAYLPGLPEKMSTAELEDTLVSDLASTVCDSLLQEHWYMKKGRTFLQKEQAQFAAPFLMNTVSGLISSLASRNPVLRLSNFDLSPYVNFYWVNGERTIPRGHRRGRVEPQRFQIDDRPHSQIRIRQQLPEFVPLETEVAAEVPVMQLAPDCLPLFRRQYDNNISTGAKLQDPCCYGHTQFHMVPDRFRRDKLIKKNLSDHIEVFLRANAIASLFAWTGAQAMYQGFWSEQDVSRPFVSQAVITDGQYFSFFCYQLNTLALRSFSIPDNPRKNLCWGTESLRLYERITDGDVIGWDDDVLKLLVKFLLNKP, from the exons ATGCACCAAATACTAGATTTGCCAACCACCattaaaagtggaagaagaagcgCTACTAGGTTGCATGGGATACAAAAAACCAACATGGCGGCGTGCAGTAGATTACCCTTGCAGTTATTTTTATCAACTCAGACATCACGTGTGATCTGCACCAGAAATGTACAAGTTAAAAGTGAAACAGAAGCGAACCTGTTATATCCAGCGCTTTTACCGTCTCGGACAGCTAAGAGTAAATCAGCGAAAAGGCGAGTGTTACTGGAGTTCTTCGAGCAGCTGCGCACAGTCGAGCCACAGGAGAAGATCCGGGCTCTCACCCGCATCCAGCGCATGAAGTATGTGGTTTACCCTCAGACTCCGGCTGTAGGAGCGGATAAATGGTACCAGCATTTCACCAAGACCGCGTATCTCCCCGGTCTTCCGGAGAAGATGAGCACTGCTGAGCTGGAGGACACTCTGGTGTCTGATCTGGCCTCCACAGTGTGTGACAGTCTCCTACAGGAGCACTGGTACATGAAGAAAGGCAGGACGTTCCTCCAGAAAGAGCAGGCACAGTTTGCTGCACCCTTTTTGATGAACACTGTGTCTGGGCTCATTTCCTCACTGGCCAGCAGAAATCCTGTGCTCCGGCTGTCTAATTTTG ATCTGTCTCCTTATGTCAACTTTTACTGGGTGAACGGAGAGAGGACTATTCCGAGAGGACACCGGCGTGGCAGAGTCGAGCCTCAGAGGTTCCAGATTGATGATAGACCTCACAGCCAGATACGTATCCGGCAGCAGCTCCCTGAG TTTGTGCCACTTGAGACAGAGGTAGCTGCTGAAGTGCCAGTAATGCAGTTGGCTCCTGATTGCCTCCCTTTGTTCCGGAGACAGTATGACAATAATATCTCTACAG GTGCTAAACTGCAAGACCCCTGCTGCTATGGGCACACACAGTTCCACATGGTCCCTGATAGGTTCCGCCGGGacaaactcattaaaaaaaacctctctgaTCATATCGAGGTGTTTTTGAGGGCCAATGCTATTGCAAGTCTCTTTGCATGGACAGGAGCACAGGCCATGTATCAGG GCTTCTGGAGTGAACAGGATGTGAGCAGGCCGTTTGTGTCTCAGGCTGTGATCACCGATGGGCAGTACTTCTCTTTCTTCTGCTATCAGCTCAACACGCTGGCCCTGAGATCGTTCTCCATTCCCGACAACCCACGTAAGAACCTGTGCTGGGGCACAGAGAGCCTGCGCCTCTACGAAAGAATCACAGATGGAGATGTGATCGGCTGGGATGACGATGTGCTTAAGCTCCTTGTAAAGTTTCTGCTGAACAAGCCATAA
- the emb gene encoding embigin, whose amino-acid sequence MRQSGQTQRSYKRSFNVNTMHLLLVLLYWEGVNTETTFSQMTNDSDTTLRTIVHKGQSHATVEVLEILKPQRIELLCNLTDIPSKPSNITGFWRKDGGEIENSQQTIYRHNEHYILKRNFNIQESDLGNYSCIFGKEEQVTFVLKAPAIKDKRDRPIVSYVGDSVVLECGLKREPNTWVWYKTNGTEKALINATADPTHYKIHLDKNITKLTLLNLTLEDSGKYTCSAVFDIKPTESQLDLKVLSFTEPLKPFVIIAVEVVILVTLILLYERQSQKRKGSTGTTENGLYEHTPTQEENITEDGGTTTRQRKVEH is encoded by the exons ATGCGTCAGTCTGGACAAACACAGAGGAGCTACAAGAGAAGCTTTAATGTGAATACTATGCATTTGCTTCTTGTTTTGCTGTATTGGGAAGGTGTTAACACAG agaCCACCTTCTCTCAAATGACTAACGATTCTGATACAACACTTAGGACTATAGTACATAAAG GTCAAAGTCATGCCACTGTTGAAGTGCTTGAAATCCTGAAACCCCAACGCATAGAGCTTTTGTGTAACCTGACTGACATCCCAAGTAAACCATCAAACATAACGGGCTTTTGGAGAAAAGATGGTGGTGAAATTGAAAACTCCCAACAAACTATTTACAGGCACAATGAACATTATATCCTTAAAAGGAA cTTTAATATCCAGGAAAGTGATCTAGGAAATTACTCATGTATCTTCGGAAAGGAGGAACAAgttacttttgttttaaaag CGCCTGCCATTAAAGACAAGCGAGACAGGCCCATAGTGAGCTATGTTGGCGATTCAGTTGTATTGGAGTGTGGCCTCAAGCGTGAACCGAACACCTGGGTATGGTACAAAACCAATGGTACTGAAAAG GCGCTTATCAATGCCACTGCTGACCCCACGCACTACAAGATCCActtagacaaaaatatcaccAAACTAACCTTGCTGAACTTGACTTTGGAAGACTCAGGTAAATACACATGCAGTGCAGTTTTCGATATCAAACCCACCGAGTCGCAGTTGGACCTCAAAGTTCTGTCCTTCACTGAGCCACTCAAGCCTTTCGTGATCATAGCTGTTGAAGTCGTCATCCTTGTCACTCTCATCCTGCTCTATGAGAGACAGAGCCAAAAACGGAAAGGTTCCACTGGAACCACAG AGAACGGACTGTATGAACATACACC GACGCAGGAGGAGAACATCACAGAAGATGGAGGGACCACGACCAGACAGAGGAAAGTGGAGCACTAA
- the malt1 gene encoding mucosa-associated lymphoid tissue lymphoma translocation protein 1 isoform X1 encodes MSQDYYDGSLNINALKESVLKRLGEALDKANSRGWRKLGETVNSDRRFRVSVGDMEMCSLKVLELEGSPSRSLLRLMGDRGCTVGDLVEFLKMMGHTEALQCLKSGIQIIIQPQSVAVIVGHRVRLSCYAAAISSSAVQYQWFKAKEEVPGSSSSDLVLSPVQLRDAGFYICRVNCGDSFEFSHWVQVDVLDVMPTYGLMSIPSEGRLRVVLQPKPQSLLVGDALYLECGAVGKPLPRYQWYRNGAPLKNATKRKLSIPYLMLEHQGRYRCEISCNNERTWSNEVDILVVKGPRTTFQFTGATECSEDDFIAIGQYNSLEKPYATDKVALLIGNMSYQNHPQLKAPMVDVYDLTNLLRQLNFKVVSLLDLTESEMRNAVEEFLSLLHKGVYGLLYYAGHGYENFGNSFMVPVDAPNPYRSANCLCVQSILKLMQEKETGLNVFLLDMCRKRNVHDKDMPNVMLKVTANIVFGYATCQDAEAFELSSSGFTNGVFIKFLKERLLEDEKITVLLDSVAEDMGQFDPTKGKQALEIRSSLSERRSLTDPILPGECSDLVQAHSLLWAKAHELPESMTLDFECGVQLKMGFAAEFSNVLVIYTNIVKKPEEMSSCQAHLINLSDLDPKMMNKETPEETGSYLLSESLPQHCLYTRLSSLQKLKENLVFTVCLQAEFTSLDEQVQWTKMVDIGKPLIAKLNLHRPTRRNSCQQTCLMPHSPSTSPTPSPGAERLLGIHGIPCHHPQSDSPFLHVCEPLHGAAGAYGDSLHNDYAYHYENNSYSPYMPIPSVPIEATEDIEDMQNRFMDSLHLYNQP; translated from the exons ATGTCCCAGGATTATTATGACGGTTCACTGAATATAAATGCTCTAAAAGAATCAGTGTTAAAAAGACTCGGGGAGGCTCTTGATAAAGCAAACAGCAGAGGATGGCGAAAACTCGGGGAGACTGTGAACAGTGACCGGCGCTTCAGAGTCAG tgtgggGGACATGGAGATGTGCTCTCTGAAGGTGTTGGAGTTGGAGGGAAGCCCATCCCGCAGTCTGCTGAGACTCATGGGAGACCGAGGCTGCACAGTGGGGGACCTGGTGGAGTTTCTAAAAATGATGGGACACACTGAAGCCCTTCAGTGTCTTAAATCAG GGATTCAAATCATCATCCAGCCTCAGTCTGTGGCTGTGATAGTTGGGCACAGAGTTCGCCTCAGCTGCTATGCTGCAGCCATCTCGAGCTCCGCCGTGCAGTACCAGTGGTTCAAGGCAAAAGAAGAG GTTCCTGGTAGTTCCTCTTCAGACCTTGTGCTGAGTCCTGTCCAGCTGAGAGATGCTGGCTTCTATATCTGCAGGGTGAACTGCGGTGACTCCTTTGAATTTAGCCACTGGGTTCAGGTGGATGTGCTGGATGTCATGCCAACATATG ggtTGATGTCTATTCCATCAGAGGGAAGGCTAAGAGTGGTTTTACAGCCCAAGCCTCAGTCTTTGCTAGTGGGAGATGCTCTGTATCTGGAATGCGGAGCTGTGGGAAAACCGCTGCCACGCTACCAGTGGTACAGAAATGGGGCTCCTTTAAAGAATGCCACCAAGAGGAAACTCAGT ATCCCATATCTGATGTTGGAGCACCAGGGAAGATATCGCTGTGAAATCTCCTGCAACAACGAGCGGACCTGGAGTAATGAAGTAGACATCCTCGTAG TAAAAGGACCGAGGACAACCTTCCAGTTTACAGGGGCAACGGAATGCTCTGAAG atgACTTCATAGCCATTGGACAGT ATAACAGCCTTGAGAAGCCTTATG CCACAGACAAAGTGGCCTTGCTGATAGGGAACATGTCTTATCAGAACCACCCCCAGCTGAAGGCGCCCATGGTGGATGTGTACGACCTCACCAACCTGCTTCGCCAGCTCAACTTTAAAGTGGTCTCACTGCTGGACCTGACTGAGTCAGAGATGCGCAACGCTGTAGAGGAGTTTCTCTCCCTGCTACACAAAGGCGTTTATG GCTTGTTGTACTATGCTGGACATGGTTATGAGAACTTTGGAAATAGCTTCATGGTGCCGGTTGATGCCCCAAACCCATACCGATCAGCAAACTGCTTGTGCGTGCAAAGCATTCTGAAACTGATGCAGGAAAAAGAGACCGGTCTCAATGTCTTCCTTCTTGATATGTGCAGGAAAAG AAACGTTCATGATAAGGACATGCCAAATGTTATGCTCAAGGTCACAGCCAATATCGTGTTTGGTTATGCTAC CTGTCAAGATGCCGAAGCTTTTGAGTTAAGCTCCAGCGGATTCACCAATGGCGTCTTCATCAAGTTTCTAAAAGAGCGCCTCCTGGAAGATGAAAAAATCACTGTGCTCCTGGACAGCGTGGCAGAGG ACATGGGCCAGTTCGATCCTACTAAGGGGAAACAGGCTCTTGAGATCCGCAGCAGCCTGTCAGAAAGACGCTCCCTGACTGACCCAATCCTACCTGGAGAGTGTTCAGACTTGGTCCAAGCTCACAGCCTCCTCTGGGCTAAAGCACACG AGCTACCAGAAAGCATGACTCTGGACTTTGAATGTGGCGTGCAGCTAAAGATGGGCTTTGCGGCCGAGTTCTCCAATGTGCTGGTCATCTACACCAACATTGTAAAGAAGCCAGAGGAGATGTCCTCATGTCAGGCTCACCTCATCAACCTTTCA GACCTCGACCCTAAGATGATGAATAAGGAAACCCCAGAGGAAACAGGAAGCTACCTGCTCTCTGAAAGTCTTCCCCAGCACTGCCTTTATACCAGACTCAGTTCCCTACAGAAGCTTAAG GAGAACCTAGTCTTCACTGTCTGTCTGCAGGCTGAATTTACATCTCTAGATGAGCAGGTACAGTGGACCAAAATGGTGGACATCGGCAAGCCCCTAATAGCAAAGCTGAACCTGCACCGGCCCACCAGGAGGAACAGCTGTCAGCAGACATGCCTCATGCCCCATAGCCCATCCACCAGCCCGACCCCGAGCCCAGGAGCCGAGCGACTACTTGGGATCCATGGGATCCCATGCCACCACCCACAGTCCGACAGCCCCTTCCTTCACGTCTGTGAGCCCTTACACGGAGCCGCTGGGGCTTACGGAGACTCTCTGCACAATGATTATGCATATCACTatgaaaataattcatattCACCTTATATGCCTATACCCAGTGTGCCCATTGAAGCCACTGAAGACATTGAAGATATGCAGAATAGATTCATGGACagcttacatttatacaaccaGCCTTGA
- the malt1 gene encoding mucosa-associated lymphoid tissue lymphoma translocation protein 1 isoform X2 — translation MSQDYYDGSLNINALKESVLKRLGEALDKANSRGWRKLGETVNSDRRFRVSVGDMEMCSLKVLELEGSPSRSLLRLMGDRGCTVGDLVEFLKMMGHTEALQCLKSGIQIIIQPQSVAVIVGHRVRLSCYAAAISSSAVQYQWFKAKEEVPGSSSSDLVLSPVQLRDAGFYICRVNCGDSFEFSHWVQVDVLDVMPTYGLMSIPSEGRLRVVLQPKPQSLLVGDALYLECGAVGKPLPRYQWYRNGAPLKNATKRKLSIPYLMLEHQGRYRCEISCNNERTWSNEVDILVDDFIAIGQYNSLEKPYATDKVALLIGNMSYQNHPQLKAPMVDVYDLTNLLRQLNFKVVSLLDLTESEMRNAVEEFLSLLHKGVYGLLYYAGHGYENFGNSFMVPVDAPNPYRSANCLCVQSILKLMQEKETGLNVFLLDMCRKRNVHDKDMPNVMLKVTANIVFGYATCQDAEAFELSSSGFTNGVFIKFLKERLLEDEKITVLLDSVAEDMGQFDPTKGKQALEIRSSLSERRSLTDPILPGECSDLVQAHSLLWAKAHELPESMTLDFECGVQLKMGFAAEFSNVLVIYTNIVKKPEEMSSCQAHLINLSDLDPKMMNKETPEETGSYLLSESLPQHCLYTRLSSLQKLKENLVFTVCLQAEFTSLDEQVQWTKMVDIGKPLIAKLNLHRPTRRNSCQQTCLMPHSPSTSPTPSPGAERLLGIHGIPCHHPQSDSPFLHVCEPLHGAAGAYGDSLHNDYAYHYENNSYSPYMPIPSVPIEATEDIEDMQNRFMDSLHLYNQP, via the exons ATGTCCCAGGATTATTATGACGGTTCACTGAATATAAATGCTCTAAAAGAATCAGTGTTAAAAAGACTCGGGGAGGCTCTTGATAAAGCAAACAGCAGAGGATGGCGAAAACTCGGGGAGACTGTGAACAGTGACCGGCGCTTCAGAGTCAG tgtgggGGACATGGAGATGTGCTCTCTGAAGGTGTTGGAGTTGGAGGGAAGCCCATCCCGCAGTCTGCTGAGACTCATGGGAGACCGAGGCTGCACAGTGGGGGACCTGGTGGAGTTTCTAAAAATGATGGGACACACTGAAGCCCTTCAGTGTCTTAAATCAG GGATTCAAATCATCATCCAGCCTCAGTCTGTGGCTGTGATAGTTGGGCACAGAGTTCGCCTCAGCTGCTATGCTGCAGCCATCTCGAGCTCCGCCGTGCAGTACCAGTGGTTCAAGGCAAAAGAAGAG GTTCCTGGTAGTTCCTCTTCAGACCTTGTGCTGAGTCCTGTCCAGCTGAGAGATGCTGGCTTCTATATCTGCAGGGTGAACTGCGGTGACTCCTTTGAATTTAGCCACTGGGTTCAGGTGGATGTGCTGGATGTCATGCCAACATATG ggtTGATGTCTATTCCATCAGAGGGAAGGCTAAGAGTGGTTTTACAGCCCAAGCCTCAGTCTTTGCTAGTGGGAGATGCTCTGTATCTGGAATGCGGAGCTGTGGGAAAACCGCTGCCACGCTACCAGTGGTACAGAAATGGGGCTCCTTTAAAGAATGCCACCAAGAGGAAACTCAGT ATCCCATATCTGATGTTGGAGCACCAGGGAAGATATCGCTGTGAAATCTCCTGCAACAACGAGCGGACCTGGAGTAATGAAGTAGACATCCTCGTAG atgACTTCATAGCCATTGGACAGT ATAACAGCCTTGAGAAGCCTTATG CCACAGACAAAGTGGCCTTGCTGATAGGGAACATGTCTTATCAGAACCACCCCCAGCTGAAGGCGCCCATGGTGGATGTGTACGACCTCACCAACCTGCTTCGCCAGCTCAACTTTAAAGTGGTCTCACTGCTGGACCTGACTGAGTCAGAGATGCGCAACGCTGTAGAGGAGTTTCTCTCCCTGCTACACAAAGGCGTTTATG GCTTGTTGTACTATGCTGGACATGGTTATGAGAACTTTGGAAATAGCTTCATGGTGCCGGTTGATGCCCCAAACCCATACCGATCAGCAAACTGCTTGTGCGTGCAAAGCATTCTGAAACTGATGCAGGAAAAAGAGACCGGTCTCAATGTCTTCCTTCTTGATATGTGCAGGAAAAG AAACGTTCATGATAAGGACATGCCAAATGTTATGCTCAAGGTCACAGCCAATATCGTGTTTGGTTATGCTAC CTGTCAAGATGCCGAAGCTTTTGAGTTAAGCTCCAGCGGATTCACCAATGGCGTCTTCATCAAGTTTCTAAAAGAGCGCCTCCTGGAAGATGAAAAAATCACTGTGCTCCTGGACAGCGTGGCAGAGG ACATGGGCCAGTTCGATCCTACTAAGGGGAAACAGGCTCTTGAGATCCGCAGCAGCCTGTCAGAAAGACGCTCCCTGACTGACCCAATCCTACCTGGAGAGTGTTCAGACTTGGTCCAAGCTCACAGCCTCCTCTGGGCTAAAGCACACG AGCTACCAGAAAGCATGACTCTGGACTTTGAATGTGGCGTGCAGCTAAAGATGGGCTTTGCGGCCGAGTTCTCCAATGTGCTGGTCATCTACACCAACATTGTAAAGAAGCCAGAGGAGATGTCCTCATGTCAGGCTCACCTCATCAACCTTTCA GACCTCGACCCTAAGATGATGAATAAGGAAACCCCAGAGGAAACAGGAAGCTACCTGCTCTCTGAAAGTCTTCCCCAGCACTGCCTTTATACCAGACTCAGTTCCCTACAGAAGCTTAAG GAGAACCTAGTCTTCACTGTCTGTCTGCAGGCTGAATTTACATCTCTAGATGAGCAGGTACAGTGGACCAAAATGGTGGACATCGGCAAGCCCCTAATAGCAAAGCTGAACCTGCACCGGCCCACCAGGAGGAACAGCTGTCAGCAGACATGCCTCATGCCCCATAGCCCATCCACCAGCCCGACCCCGAGCCCAGGAGCCGAGCGACTACTTGGGATCCATGGGATCCCATGCCACCACCCACAGTCCGACAGCCCCTTCCTTCACGTCTGTGAGCCCTTACACGGAGCCGCTGGGGCTTACGGAGACTCTCTGCACAATGATTATGCATATCACTatgaaaataattcatattCACCTTATATGCCTATACCCAGTGTGCCCATTGAAGCCACTGAAGACATTGAAGATATGCAGAATAGATTCATGGACagcttacatttatacaaccaGCCTTGA